In a genomic window of Sulfurisphaera tokodaii str. 7:
- a CDS encoding helix-turn-helix transcriptional regulator translates to MEHQLIILLLIADIVLISLIVYFFLRRRKEARKVESAEEENAELVTDVLDERDKLVLNALKDGSFTLAEIIRKTGLPKATAYRRLKKLVKLGYVEEVRERGKIRYVLKKKD, encoded by the coding sequence ATGGAGCACCAGCTTATTATATTGCTTTTAATCGCAGATATCGTTCTAATATCTCTCATAGTTTACTTCTTCTTGAGACGAAGGAAGGAAGCAAGAAAAGTAGAATCAGCAGAGGAAGAAAATGCAGAATTAGTTACTGATGTTTTAGACGAAAGAGATAAGCTTGTACTTAATGCATTAAAAGACGGTTCTTTCACTTTAGCTGAGATTATAAGAAAAACCGGTTTGCCTAAAGCAACCGCTTATAGAAGGTTAAAAAAATTGGTTAAACTTGGTTATGTGGAGGAAGTTAGAGAGAGGGGTAAAATTAGGTATGTGTTAAAGAAAAAAGATTAG
- a CDS encoding dipeptidase has product MRIIDLHEDFAYSDQVGIDVINGDIQSSIKLLKEFDAIIFASIFPHASKGFSLELLLDQIKFYYDLEKKGHVRIIRSIDDFNKPGIKFLLSLEGLDSLRSYEDLYILKELHVYNIGLTWNYDNKFASSCFSKKDYGLTGEGEEVVKLANELGILIDLAHAGKRTVVDVASISKKPVIVSHTNVKKLKDHNRNLDDEEIELVVKTRGVIGITAIPYTLKEPTIQGMVESIKYIGESYGWEYVAIGTDFLGIKETPKDFENILRIKELAKAIEGHEEEVLWKNAYRVIIEVIRQ; this is encoded by the coding sequence ATGAGAATAATAGATTTGCATGAAGATTTTGCGTATTCAGATCAAGTTGGTATTGACGTGATAAACGGTGACATTCAATCAAGTATTAAATTACTAAAAGAATTTGATGCGATAATTTTTGCATCAATATTTCCTCACGCATCTAAAGGTTTTTCTTTAGAACTTCTTCTAGATCAGATAAAATTCTATTATGATTTAGAGAAAAAAGGTCACGTGAGAATAATAAGAAGTATAGATGACTTTAATAAACCTGGGATTAAGTTTCTCCTTTCATTAGAAGGCTTGGATTCTTTGAGATCTTATGAAGATTTATATATACTGAAAGAACTCCACGTTTACAATATCGGTTTAACGTGGAATTATGATAATAAGTTTGCATCATCATGTTTTTCCAAAAAAGATTATGGTTTAACTGGTGAGGGCGAAGAGGTAGTTAAGTTAGCTAATGAATTGGGAATACTTATCGATCTAGCTCACGCGGGTAAAAGGACAGTAGTTGATGTGGCATCAATATCTAAGAAGCCAGTAATCGTTTCTCACACAAATGTGAAGAAATTAAAGGATCATAATAGAAATTTAGACGATGAAGAAATAGAGTTAGTTGTAAAAACAAGAGGAGTAATTGGAATTACTGCAATTCCTTATACCCTTAAAGAACCTACAATTCAAGGAATGGTTGAAAGTATAAAGTATATTGGAGAAAGTTACGGATGGGAATATGTAGCAATAGGAACCGATTTTTTGGGAATTAAAGAAACGCCCAAGGATTTCGAAAATATACTAAGAATTAAGGAATTAGCAAAAGCAATTGAGGGACATGAAGAGGAAGTGTTATGGAAAAATGCCTATAGGGTTATAATAGAAGTGATAAGACAATAA
- a CDS encoding transcriptional regulator, with the protein MSSDERELKELMELLNSKAFSNSARLGIMIALHYEKKMSFSELLSFSSLPKSSLSFHLQILEDEGLIKVYKVFTISGIRTEIRITDKGEELIKKYLNYVKNLKEKEK; encoded by the coding sequence ATGAGCAGTGATGAAAGAGAGCTCAAGGAACTGATGGAATTATTAAATAGTAAAGCTTTTTCCAACTCTGCAAGATTAGGAATAATGATTGCCTTGCACTATGAGAAAAAAATGAGTTTTAGTGAATTACTTAGTTTTAGTTCATTACCTAAAAGTTCACTTTCATTTCACTTACAAATTTTAGAAGATGAAGGTCTTATAAAAGTATATAAAGTATTTACTATAAGTGGAATTAGAACTGAAATAAGAATCACTGATAAAGGAGAAGAGTTAATAAAGAAGTATCTTAATTATGTTAAGAATCTGAAAGAAAAAGAGAAATAG